The proteins below are encoded in one region of Lytechinus pictus isolate F3 Inbred chromosome 11, Lp3.0, whole genome shotgun sequence:
- the LOC129271913 gene encoding putative fatty acid elongase 4: protein MNQVKMSSILGVVLRPFASEVSFDPIPWQRWMREEGMLIYTISTIVYLITIFTVQRVMKNRPRFVFRLPLALWNIGLSIFSIVCAWRLNVATHYILSQRGATLHSLVCECHCFDRGQPGGLWLFLFAMSKLVEYGDTLFVVLRKAKLIVLHWYHHVLTYFSTCYLFAYASPTVFVMAMVNTYIHSLMYPYYALRILGVAVPKRVAMTITSIQIIQLLAGFLINLYAAQAVFRGVPCEVDHIGLGLGLFGFGTLFILFVNFFIHSYFFRASKT from the coding sequence ATGAATCAGGTAAAGATGTCATCTATATTGGGGGTTGTCCTTCGGCCGTTTGCATCCGAAGTGAGCTTTGACCCGATCCCATGGCAACGATGGATGCGGGAGGAAGGAATGCTCATCTACACCATTTCCACCATTGTCTacctcatcaccatcttcaccgTCCAACGAGTAATGAAGAATCGTCCTCGTTTCGTCTTTCGCCTACCCCTCGCTCTCTGGAACATTGGCTTGTCCATCTTCAGTATCGTCTGCGCGTGGCGGCTAAACGTCGCCACGCATTACATCCTATCCCAGCGAGGCGCCACACTGCACAGCCTTGTCTGCGAATGCCACTGCTTCGATAGGGGACAACCCGGCGGGCTCTGGCTGTTCCTCTTCGCAATGAGCAAGCTCGTAGAATACGGTGACACCCTGTTCGTGGTTCTCCGCAAGGCAAAACTCATTGTATTGCATTGGTACCACCACGTGCTCACCTACTTCAGTACCTGTTATCTTTTCGCCTACGCCTCACCGACGGTCTTCGTCATGGCCATGGTCAACACGTATATCCATTCTCTCATGTACCCGTACTACGCTCTCCGCATCTTGGGCGTGGCCGTCCCAAAACGCGTTGCCATGACGATCACCAGCATCCAAATCATCCAGCTTTTGGCGGGTTTTCTCATTAACCTGTACGCCGCGCAGGCGGTGTTTCGAGGAGTGCCATGTGAAGTCGACCATATCGGACTAGGACTGGGTCTGTTTGGTTTCGGGACCTTGTTCATACTATTCGTCAACTTCTTCATTCACAGTTACTTCTTCAGAGCCTCAAAGACATAA